The genomic region CGAGCCGTCGTCGCTCAAGCGCCGCAGCATGCAGTCCGACGCGGGCCGCGCGGTGCTGCTGCACGCGCTCGCGCATATCGAATTCAATGCGATCAACCTCGCGCTCGACGCGGTCTGGCGCTTTCCGTCGATGCCCGCCAATTTTTATCTCGACTGGTTGAAAGTCGCGGCCGAGGAAGCGCATCACTTCTCGCTTCTCACGGCGCGCCTTGCGGAATTCGGCCACGCCTACGGCGATTTTCCGGCGCACGATGGTTTGTGGGACATGGCGCAGCGCACGCGTGGCGACGTGCTGGCGCGCATGGCGCTCGTTCCGCGCACGCTGGAGGCGCGCGGGCTGGACGCGTCGCCGCCGATTCGCAAGCGGCTCGCGCAGGCGGGCGATCACGCGTCGGCGGCGATTCTCGACGTGATCCTGCGCGACGAAATCGGCCATGTGCTGATCGGCAATCGCTGGTTCCGGTTTCTCTGCGAGCGTGCGTCGCTCGATCCGCACGCCGCCTACGAACGGCTCGCCGCGCACTATCACGCGCCGAAGCTGCGCGGTCCGTTCAACTTCGAGGCGCGCCGCGACGCGGGCTTCGACGAGGAGGAGCTTCGGGCGCTTGCGGGGCTGGACGGCGCGGTCTGAAGCGCTTCGCCGCTATACTCGAACGACCATCCTTTTCTATCGATTCCAAGGCGAAAACCATGAAAGAATCGCGCTCCGAGTTCGTCGATGCGCGCGGCGTGCGGCTGCATGTGCGCCGCTGGGGTTCGCCCGACGCGCCCATGCTTTTCATGCTGCACGGCTGGATGGACGTGGCCGCGTCGTTCCAGTTCGTCGTCGATGCGCTCGCGGGCGACTGGCAAGTGCTCGCGCCCGATGCGCGCGGCTTCGGCCTGTCGGACTGGCCTGTCGCGCAACGAGGCGGCGGGCATTATTACTTTCCCGACTATCTCGCCGATCTGGA from Caballeronia sp. Lep1P3 harbors:
- a CDS encoding ferritin-like domain-containing protein, with the protein product MPNAPTLPTADSIPQCARATALAILREPEPAAKAAHARALYERVRAGACVVDPAVALAEPEGLPGRPARPELVEPSSLKRRSMQSDAGRAVLLHALAHIEFNAINLALDAVWRFPSMPANFYLDWLKVAAEEAHHFSLLTARLAEFGHAYGDFPAHDGLWDMAQRTRGDVLARMALVPRTLEARGLDASPPIRKRLAQAGDHASAAILDVILRDEIGHVLIGNRWFRFLCERASLDPHAAYERLAAHYHAPKLRGPFNFEARRDAGFDEEELRALAGLDGAV